A region of the Perca flavescens isolate YP-PL-M2 chromosome 15, PFLA_1.0, whole genome shotgun sequence genome:
AGTGGATCCTGTGAAAGTCCTCTGTCGCCAACACTTGCCCCGTCTGAATCTGGCACAGCTCAGTTCATCAAGACTTCTTACTCGGCACGTGGAGCTGTTGGAGTCTTCACTTACGATATCCAGAATAAGTCTAAAGAGCTAACTCATGGAAAAGTGGCTATCATGTTCTCTGTCCCTTTTGACTACATGCTCTACTCTAATGCGTACGCAGTGGGAGTCTTCGTCAATGATAAAAAGTGTGATGGCAGCCTTTTTGAAGAGATGTGTTACAACAAACAGTCTCCCCACACCCTCAAGGAGTTTGTCAGAGGGGATGCTAAAGACTCCCAAAGTCTGACTCACAACAGTGAACATGTTACCATCCGAGCCACCATGTCAGACAGTGCCACATCTGTCGTCAAGGTACAGGTGTTTTCTGCttaattaggggtccaagcccgagggggcaAGGGAACCGCGTGTTGCAAGGCAACACGCGTTtcctggatccaactgaatcacgtgatataggccacgcccatttccgcctagacttttatgcgtgaaaaattgtgatttatcaaatacctactttttcgaactcctcctagaccgtgcaaACGATCTGCATGAAACTTGGACTGTAGCATCTCCAGACTGACCTGACTAAAATTTATGGAAAGAATTTTTATATgataaaaattgcgcatataacgcacaaacaaatttgtgtagctaactatgaaaagaccaactttgccatatctcagccaaaataaaagctatcaaccccaaactttagattattctttgccatgcccctctggaggtaccccatgcgttttacgaaaattggtcactagggggcgctacaactacaaaaagtttatatctcatgaacgctcatccgatttatacgaaatttAATGCCTACCATCTgtggccaatcctgaggccaaccctagaatggagtaccaaggggtcaaagtgggcgtggcctatgggacccaatgtgacccaactctagattcaccacttacactaatgtgaacaactttaaatttacagggtagatggacaatgggccatggatcacacctaccaaaaaatacacatgtggaccactaggtggtgcTATAATGGTTTTCGCTATaatggttttttgtcattaactcccaaaatacacatcacacattagaaattcttacatccacgtgttccttgaatcaagctgaattgcctgatataggcccctCCCATTTCCGCACAAATgttttttcgcagtatcgcgcaacgtgcaaaaccaactttttcgaactcgtcctaggccgggcgaccgatctgcacgaaacctggtagttagcatctgCAGATGGACCTGACATGGAAATCATTTTGCTACGTTaaagtatgccaatttgacaaccaaacaaattgtcctagctagctaccacacacgtatcatatcatatctcggttaaagttaaagttatcaccaaatgacttgagatccttgttcaacATTCCAGTAcgatgctctgtaccaaatttggcaaagatcggcctttagggggcgctataagcaacgtttatttgtttcgccgactaactcaatgcatttaaatgggaaatttgcaattgcaatatctcttccacagtaaaagcaattaACACAAAATTTGTTCGGCATGGTGTTCTGAGgagctgtaccaaatttggcaaagatcggccattagtgggcgctataatcaacatAAAGGTGTTTTCCCTgttaatcaatgttaatggaatatttgcaatgggaatgtatcaaagaccttgcagctcacacttctcaatatttactgatgtttacctCCTACCGTTACGTTTTGGTTTTCGCTTTTGCGTGCTCCCCTGGTGTTatatacaataaacaaacttcttaacccacctgacaaagtttctacaaccttcacagtggacaaatgtaactcttttctcccactttttcaatccaaaatcaacaccattcatATACCCTGATACCGtgcaattaaacattgcagttggtgctaagtggagagtctgtcatagtgtgattgggtatgtcggtggcattgattcttaatttcccacgaaggtgatcgcggttacgtgtcagttaaacttctcatctccaatcctatctgtatttgtgagaagtggctctgtcctgagttgaaagcctactttacggctttattatcgagttaataggcgtgtgtgttcgtgtcggccgctgtccatttcctaaggttttgaaatgcaaacaacttttgactacttttttttttttgaacgacATGCGCCTTTGActacccacggaggaaaacatcaatcggcgcctatgacaccatttacaaaaacctgaccacctcccctgctcTTCCAACCGCCACACCTGCCGGTACCTCCACCCTCtaagtcactctctcatttctctctgctgtcccctatGGTCAGGGTTGTTAACAAGTTTGTTTATAGTACAGAATTGTTAAAAGTAGTCTGTATATGCATGGagatgaactgttaaccactacatttgcaacgccagagtaccgcagacctcgtGCATCAAACCTCGATATTCACCAACGTTTGCCCCCCCTACGTAATGCTTCGGGTCCCGCATTGGCGCAGCTTCACGGGTCATCGGAGGCGACTGGCGCGGCTCCCCGGGGCGTCGGGGACgactggcatcggaggcgaatggcatcggaggcgaatggcatcggaggcgaatggcatcggaggcgaatggcatcggaggcttgggccccgtcataactgcttgcagttctagtttgaAGTTGATTCTTCCCTGCACCTTAATCCCAGTTGGCCCACTAAAACAGGCTGAATAAGTTTGTCTTATAGCAAAAGATGATTTTATGAATAATGTCACTTTTTATTCTCGGCATTAGTTTGTCTTTTAAATCTGAATCTGTATACACTTCTGTCATTGTCTGGTTAGATGCTACACTGCTCTTCCTTGTTGTGCTGCTGACTGTGTGAATTACATCAAGTTGATTCTAATCAAATGTAATCTACTGTTTGtgataaacacatttttgtttttataaacacttttttttttaattctgtgaACATGTGTAGTTCATAAACAACGTGCCTGTGGGgctgaaagaaaataaactctGAACATAAACAACTTGGTCCGAGGTTTATTATATGTATATACGTATATGATCTATTTCTATACTAATATAGTCAAACAGtaacttttattatatatatatatatataaatattttatatttgtctGGTATATTATAGTAGATGATGTATTACTCTTCAAAAGGTATTTATTTCTGACTATTTTCTGTGTCACTGAACTTCCTTCTGTCTTTTTgcttttcaaaaaatgtaatctggATCAAATTGATGCAGTAATCAAACAAGAGTTTTTCCAAAAAACGAACATTTTTACagacataaagaaaaatagaatTACAAATCATCAaatttagcaacaaaacaaaagtaaaaaaacgaACAATTACTGGATAAATTgctattgggaaaaaaaactattttgttttgtgtgtgtgtgtgtgtgtgtgtgtgtgtgtgtgtgtgtggtggagggctggtgggggggggtggatcCCACCTTCTGTTTGGATCTGGCCAGAATACGTCGTCAACATCACAGGAAATGTCTCTTCCATGTccgactcctctctctctttgtcctccTCTTACTCTGACTCTCATTGCCTCCATGCTTGCAAAGTTCTCAAAATGGCTTCTCTGAGGCCTATTGGTGTGCTAAGGCTCAGACCGATTGGTGTTCTGTTTGCTGTGCGAGTGTTTTCCGGTCTGTATGTAAGTGCCTACAGTTGCCAGATGAGTTTTGCATTTTGAACAGAGTGTTTTCCCAATGATAACAGGAGATTTCGTTTTTGAACAAAGTGTCTAATGTAAGAAAACGTGTGCAGTGTTTCGCAATAAGTGAGTTAAAGAATTGAGAACGAAGTGCAAAGTTGACAATGTGTTTaagctatggttacactgtgttcaATGTATGGTTACACTCTGTTTAGGGTATGCTACAAGAAGTTTAGGTATTGAGGCTTCGGTCTAAGCATTCGTTTTTAGTGTGCAAACAATgggcaaaaactgtaattttaagaaacagaaacactgtaataaacagaaacattttacaaaatgaatgggattaTTACTTCcagactgttgagctctatagttATTGTGGTGGAAGTGTTTTCGTGAAGCAGCAGAGTTTAGTAATATCAATGATAAGAATGAAAACGAAtaaagactgtttgagaattaaaccaaagtctggtctttgagcatttattatattttgcaaaatagaGGAATACAGTTTCCAAGGTACAATCAGCACGTCTGAAAGAGCATTTCTGACTCCTAGTctaaacattacacattatataGGAGAAAAAGAACATCGTAAAGCCATCCTCCCTCCTTCATCCTCTGTGCTGTCATTTGGTCACATACCATAAACAATTCTAGTTAGTTTACAACCCTCCTTGCTATTGTTCTACTTTTAGCCAAAACATCTCTTTTCCCTGGGAGACGGGAAGAacacgtagttctcactgtcgtAAGCAGTCATCAACCTTCTTCACTTGTTATCTAAGAACACAGATAACAACGTGAGGAAGCTTCAGGCTGGTTAAAGCAACATAACTTCTACTATGCTACAGTTGAGGGCTgcagctgtttcccctctgatGCTTTAAAAGTCCACAGGAAGGAGCAGGAttttgtggaggtttaaaacaatctttaatcAAAATGGTTaacatcattaaacaaatggttaaaataaaatttgccaccacattactagttactttacagatggagattttacagacaaaacagaCATTAAAATGAAAGTAAAGAACAAAGAGTTGATTAATTGAAATAACTAGTAAGACTTCCTTGATAAATGAAtggtttaaataattttcaaacatttaatggttccagcttcttaaaggtGACCATCTGcagcttttactttttcttttactgacagacacagagccccgtttgggtctctgaatgagacagagTTTAGGGAAGTGCAGGGGCATAGCAcaagaccctgggccctatgcataggcagtcctgatgggcccccatgtcCCTCAACTCACCCTCCCCCtctcccaaaaaataaataaataataataataataattcattatcaccaacataggtgatagacagatgcaataaaataaccagtattccgccccttcccaaaagttctccaacggaaagttcccagatggatatgccgagcaaatgcgaagcaatccatctggcagagtcaggttataacagtccaaccctgaggacaaataaaggccgatatttacttaaagtcatagcgccccctagtggcaacaggaagtaagcctaaaagtcaaggtgctatactttaacgaactcctcctagagatttcatccgatggacttcaaacttggtctgtaccatcccaacaacttaacgatgaaaagttattaaaagaaaaacttttcgtaagacggtgtgggcgtggcgtggcggccattttgagtgtttagcgatgaacaaagaagttgttgtaacttgagtgtacgttgtcatatctgcccgaaatttctcacaattgacaagggtccatgcttgaggacacctacaggccaaaattgacttttggttatagcgccccccgctggcaacaggaaatctgcattatatgacaaacatcatccgatgtGCATGAatctcagaatgtgtggtctacgtgtgatactgagccggcccctataatatgac
Encoded here:
- the LOC114569207 gene encoding bryoporin, whose product is MASPGLTYRKCTIEIENKCSEFTLCNPVLHIFSGSCESPLSPTLAPSESGTAQFIKTSYSARGAVGVFTYDIQNKSKELTHGKVAIMFSVPFDYMLYSNAYAVGVFVNDKKCDGSLFEEMCYNKQSPHTLKEFVRGDAKDSQSLTHNSEHVTIRATMSDSATSVVKSTADLVHQTSIFTNVCPPYVMLRVPHWRSFTGHRRRLARLPGASGTTGIGGEWHRRRMASEANGIGGEWHRRLGPRHNCLQF